tcctctttaattttttaatatttcaaataacaaaattagTTCTAAAATAAGGTAActaaaagtatttttatttattataactGTTTTTATCATATGAATATATGATTAGTAAAAAGTTTTAAGAAATTATTAGTATCATATCATATTCTAACATATTGGCTGCTGCATAtgctaaagcaaaaaaaaaagaaaaaaaaataatcatatcgTTTTTGGTGAGATGGTAgctaaatctattatttaacaaaatctTCCATTTGCTTTACGTATAGATATGAAAGTGTTAGAAAGGATTGGAAGTACTTGAATGTTAATGTAAAGTTTATTAGTCTACTGATTCTATGATAATGTGGTCATCAAGCACGCATGAACGTTGCATGTGTTTCACGACGCATTACATTGATAGAAACCATATTAATGTTAAGCTATTTTGAAGAGGGAACTAGCTAGTCTTCCAAAAGAATCAGCTTTACTCTGATTCTGTGGTCCATAAATGTTGCATGTGTCTTGCGAATCGCATTGCACTGATAGAAAGCGGAGGTTGAACAACAAGATCCTAGCTTTTGTACCACCACCTTCAGATTCAGGTAAGTATAGCTTCTTGAGTCATGTAAACAATGGAGATATGAGAACATTTCTTTCAATCACATTAGATAATGCTACCAGCAATGATTTAATGCAAGAGATGTTAAAGCTTCAGCTTCTTTTGAAGAACAATTTGTTATGTGGAAGGCAGTTTTTTCATGTTAgatgtttataaaaaaagacTTGAATTAAATCACTTAAATTGTATCACAAAATTAGatgattctattttaatttttttcttaaatgatacaaatatatataatttagcaTCAATTACAAAAGGTGGTGTTTTATTAAGTTATTTGACATCAATTAATTAAATGATgcattatttattaatttgtgcCACTTCTATAAAATTCAGAGCCGAAAGATACTAAAATGGATCAGGTCGAAACGACGTAGTTTTGTTAGCTAGAGTAGGAAAACACTTTTGAATTTTCGAGGAGGAGACATGCCCTTCGTCGGTGGCAACACCCGCCGTAGTCCCCCCGGCtgttataaaacataaaatatagtttgaatatgtatatattttatgtttaaaaacatttagaaaatatttaattttagtttttatattttttaaaaaaattgacatagtttaaactattttaaagaACTTGTAAAAAGTTAAGAGTTATATGATATCTAAcaaaaagatatcaaaacttaaaatttataaatattttatctaatGTGAATAGTATAACTAAACTTCAAATCTATAATAAACCAAAtgtaaaacatcattgtaataaattatcCATACAAAAACTAACACCAAATCACatcaattaattttagttttctcTACCATCTTTCACACCATTTTCTTCGGATGGCGTAATAAAATCTTggtcaaaatctaaaaatggaaaataaaatagcGTAACTGGTattatttatgataaaaaaaacagaaagtttaatcaaaattttaaaatttaccaagATTTTTCTAATTTGTCGCTTCATcatttttggaatatttttttggaaaaagcattctctaattaactaaaaaatttaagtatatataaaacataattaaaaactaaacataagtaaaaataatatattagttcaACCAGTAATTCGACCGGTACCGGATTCTGAACTTTTACGagttttattagatttttaaatttcacaaaatccgaaccatatttattttggatcaCTGGATCAGAGTTTCAAAATACTGCTTTTACCTCAACTAGATATCTAAGATTCTAGTCCCAGGGGGGCATCATCGAGCCCGATCAGATCAACATCGTACAGtccaagaaacaaaaggtgtGTTTGGAGTTAGGATATCAGCTTTGTTGTGACTTGTGAGTTTATTTGGCGGGGACTTTTCAAATTATACTATCGCGACATGGCCGGTCGGGTCCATAATTATAGTAAAGTTGACCGGAATCTGGCTCTTACTCAAAAGACAATACTACCACTGACGACTACTCGAATTTACAGAAAAACCCAAAGAAAAGTCCAGCGTGGATCATTCAGTTATATAAAACTCAGAGCCGAAAGAAATTAAACGGATCATATGTAAAACGACGTAGTTTCGTTAGCTAGACTAAGAAAAAAACACTTTGGAATTTccgaggaggaagaggagagacATGCCGTTCATCGGCGGCAACACCCGCCGTAGTCCCCCCGGAAGCGGAAGCGGAAGCGGCTGGGGCCAATCCCTTCTCCCAACAACCTCTTCATCCAAATCCAAACTACCGATCAATCGAAAACAGCGAAAACGAACAGCTCTCATCAACTTCCTCTTCGCCAACTCCTTCCTCCTCATCGCTCTCGTCATCTCCCTCCTCTTCCTTCTCCTCACGCTCTCCCACTTCGGCGTCCCAAAACCGATCTCCTCCTCCTTTTCCAGATCCAACCGATTCGCAAAGCCGCGGAAGAGTATTATTACCAACCGGAGGCACGCGAACGGTTCGCTCTCCGGCGGCGCCGTCGTGGACATCACCACGAAGGATCTGTACGATAGGATCGAGTTCAAGGACGAAGACGGAGGTCCGTGGAAGCAAGGGTGGCAAGTGACGTACAAGGGAGATGAGTGGGAGAAAGAGAAGCTGAAGATCTTCGTGGTGCCTCACTCGCATAACGATCCTGGGTGGAAGCTGACGGTGGAAGAGTATTATCAGTTGCAGTCGAGGCATATTCTCGACACCATCGTTGAGACTTTATCTAAGGTGACGTGTcactaaacttttaaaattgcatttgaattttttttttttaattttagtgtgtcacatttttttatttttttggtattagGATTCTAGGAGGAGGTTTATATGGGAGGAGATGTCGTATCTGGAGAGATGGTGGAGAGATGCATCGCCTAGTAAGCAGGAAGCTTTGAGTAGCTTGATCAAGAACGGGCAGTTAGAGATCGTTGGAGGTGGTTGGGTGATGAATGATGAGGTGTGTTTCTCTCTCTGACAtgctttgatttaaaaaaaaaagaattgtgtTGAGATGAGCtaagtatcttttttttttttgatgttgtGTGCAGGCTAATTCACATTACTTTGCTATAATTGAACAGGTATATCATCCTGCTACTCTTTACTTTCCAATTTTGTGCACTTGTTTGTTTTTCTAGAAATTTTGACTTTTACTGAAACAAAGATTATGTTGAGTTGATGACAGTGGTTACtgtatttcttattttatgtttCCTATTCTGTTCTAATTCATTTTATGTTTCTTCTAGCCACATCTGGTTGGCTATGGTTTGACATTACCTAATACCTCGTTTGAGCTGAAAATTCTGTTTTTGGTTATGTGTAAATAAAGAGCATGTGATGTTGGTTATGTGTAAACAACATCTAGTAGAGATAATGCTAAGTTTAGCATTGTGTTTgtatcatgtattttttttctccTGTTTGGGTAAAGTATCTCCCAAGAGTGTTAGTAGTACAGGCTTTTCTTTGTGTAAAGTACATTTTCTTATTATACCCGCGGCTCTGCTTTTGTATCTGATTTTGTTCTTGACTGCTTCTTCTGCAGATCGCTGAGGGTAATATGTGGCTGAACGACACAATTGGGGTTATCCCTAAGAACTCATGGGCCATAGATCCCTTTGGCTATTCATCAACCATGGCTTATCTCCTCAGGCGTATGGGTTTCGAGAACATGCTTATTCAGAGGACTCATTACGAGCTCAAGAAAGAGCTTGCCCTGCACAAGAATCTGGAATACATTTGGCGTCAGAGTTGGGATGCTATGGAGACAACAGATATTTTTGTTCATATGATGCCTTTCTATTCATACGATATCCCACACACTTGTGGGCCAGAGCCTGCAGTTTGCTGTCAGTTTGATTTTGCGCGGAAGCGTGGATTCAAATATGAACTTTGTCCATGGGGAAAGCACCCAGTGGAGACTACACAAGACAATGTGCAAGAGAGGGCATCAAAGCTTCTGGATCAATACAGGAAAAAGTCTACCCTCTATCGAACCAATACTCTTCTTATACCTCTGGGAGATGATTTTCGGTTCATCAGCATGGATGAAGCCGAGGCTCAGTTCCGTAACTACCAGATGTTGTTCGATCACATCAACTCTAATCCTAGTCTAAACGCAGAGGCAAAGTTTGGCACTCTGGATGATTATTTCACAGCACTAAGAGAAGAAGCTGATAGAGTAAATTATTCTCTTCCTGGTGAGGTTGGCTCTGGTCAGGTTGTTGGTTTCCCTTCTCTGTCAGGTGACTTCTTTACATATGCAGATAGGCAACAAGACTATTGGAGTGGCTATTATGTTTCAAGGCCTTTCTTCAAAGCTGTTGATCGCGTGCTTGAGCATACCCTCCGTGGAGCTGAGATCATGATGTCGTTTCTGCTAGGTTATTGCCATCGAGTGCAATGTGAGAAATTTCCTACAAGTTTTGCTTATAAGTTAACTGCTGCAAGAAGGAACCTAGCTCTTTTCCAGCATCATGATGGGGTAACTGGAACTGCTAAGGATCATGTGGTACAAGATTACGGCTCCCGGATGCATACTTCACTTCAAGACCTTCAGATCTTTATGTCTAAAGCAATCGAAATCCTCCTTGGGATCCGCCACGAGAAAGAAAAATCTGATCAATCCCCATCACTCTTCGAGGCAGAGCAAGTGAGATCAAAGTATGATGCTCAGCCGGTTCACAAGCCAATTGCTGCACGTGAAGGACATTTACACACAGTTATACTATTCAATCCATCGGAACAGACGAGAGAGGAGGTAGTGACTGTAGTTGTCAACCGTGCTGAAATCTCGGTTCTCGACTCGAACTGGACTTGTGTCCCTAGCCAGATTTCTCCTGAAGTGCAGCATGACAAAACCAAACTGTTCACCGGCAGACATCGACTTTACTGGAAAGCTTCCATCCCAGCTCTTGGTCTGAGAACGTATTACATTGCTAACGGGAATGTGGAGTGCGAGAAAGCTAAAGTGTCTAAACTCAAATACGCTTCAGAGTTCGACCCATTTCCTTGTCCCTCTCCATATTCCTGCTCAAAACTTGACAGCGAAGTGACTGAGATACGAAACGAACATCAGACTCTTGTGTTTGGTGTTAAGAACGGCTTACTCCAGAAGATAGTCCAGAGCAATGGACAAGAGACTGTAGTAAGAGAAGAGATTAGTATGTACTTTAGTCCAGGTAGTGGAGCTTACCTGTTCAAACCAAGCGGTGAAGCTCAACCCATTGTTCAATCCGGTGGAAATCTAATCACCTCAGAGGGACTACTAGTCCAAGAAGTCTTCTCATACCCTAAAACCAGTTGGGAGAAATCCCCCATCTCGCACAGCACCCGGGTATACACTGGAGGTAACACGCTTCAGGATCTAGTGGTTGAGATGGAGTATCATGTTGAGCTTCTCGGAGAAGACTTCAATGACCAGGAACTTATTGTCAGGTACAAGACCGGTATCGACAACAAAAAGGTCTTCTACTCTGATCTCAACGGTTTCCAAATGAGCAGGAGGGAAACTTATGAGAAAATACCTCTTCAAGGAAACTACTACCCAATGCCATCTCTCGCATTCATCCAAGGATCCAGCGGTCAGAGATTCTCTGTACACTCTCGCCAATCTCTTGGCGTTGCAAGCCTTGAAGATGGTTGGTTGGAGATTATGCTGGACAGACGGTTGGTCCGTGATGATGGACGTGGTCTCGGGCAAGGAGTGATGGATAACCGAGCAATGACCGTTGTATTCCACCTTCTTGTGGACTCCAACATTTCTCTGGCGGACTCTGTTTCTAACGTTAACCCGATGAACCCTTCCC
This genomic stretch from Raphanus sativus cultivar WK10039 chromosome 3, ASM80110v3, whole genome shotgun sequence harbors:
- the LOC108847660 gene encoding alpha-mannosidase 2, translated to MPFIGGNTRRSPPGSGSGSGWGQSLLPTTSSSKSKLPINRKQRKRTALINFLFANSFLLIALVISLLFLLLTLSHFGVPKPISSSFSRSNRFAKPRKSIITNRRHANGSLSGGAVVDITTKDLYDRIEFKDEDGGPWKQGWQVTYKGDEWEKEKLKIFVVPHSHNDPGWKLTVEEYYQLQSRHILDTIVETLSKDSRRRFIWEEMSYLERWWRDASPSKQEALSSLIKNGQLEIVGGGWVMNDEANSHYFAIIEQIAEGNMWLNDTIGVIPKNSWAIDPFGYSSTMAYLLRRMGFENMLIQRTHYELKKELALHKNLEYIWRQSWDAMETTDIFVHMMPFYSYDIPHTCGPEPAVCCQFDFARKRGFKYELCPWGKHPVETTQDNVQERASKLLDQYRKKSTLYRTNTLLIPLGDDFRFISMDEAEAQFRNYQMLFDHINSNPSLNAEAKFGTLDDYFTALREEADRVNYSLPGEVGSGQVVGFPSLSGDFFTYADRQQDYWSGYYVSRPFFKAVDRVLEHTLRGAEIMMSFLLGYCHRVQCEKFPTSFAYKLTAARRNLALFQHHDGVTGTAKDHVVQDYGSRMHTSLQDLQIFMSKAIEILLGIRHEKEKSDQSPSLFEAEQVRSKYDAQPVHKPIAAREGHLHTVILFNPSEQTREEVVTVVVNRAEISVLDSNWTCVPSQISPEVQHDKTKLFTGRHRLYWKASIPALGLRTYYIANGNVECEKAKVSKLKYASEFDPFPCPSPYSCSKLDSEVTEIRNEHQTLVFGVKNGLLQKIVQSNGQETVVREEISMYFSPGSGAYLFKPSGEAQPIVQSGGNLITSEGLLVQEVFSYPKTSWEKSPISHSTRVYTGGNTLQDLVVEMEYHVELLGEDFNDQELIVRYKTGIDNKKVFYSDLNGFQMSRRETYEKIPLQGNYYPMPSLAFIQGSSGQRFSVHSRQSLGVASLEDGWLEIMLDRRLVRDDGRGLGQGVMDNRAMTVVFHLLVDSNISLADSVSNVNPMNPSLLSHLVGAHLNYPINTFIAKKPQDISVRVPQYGSFAPLAKPLPCDLHIVNFKVPRPSKYSQPLEDDKPRFALILNRRAFDKAHCHKGRRANCTSVADEPVNFSDMFKDLAATKVKPTSLNLLQEDMEILGYDDQEPPRDGNVSISPMEIRAYKLELRPRK